In Magallana gigas chromosome 1, xbMagGiga1.1, whole genome shotgun sequence, the sequence GGGAACTTCCAAActtatgatttgaaatatttgacttttaTTGTTTCACAGTAATTACTGCACCGATAACTGTTAGATTTGAACAATACTGCTCTGCATCGATTATGTAGGTCGGTAGGTCTCAGCCTTCAACCCCTCTTATCAACAAAGAGTGTGCAGtgtaggttttttttgtttgtttttttactttattaaatcatacatgtattgattatgCAAACTAAAGTTGTATAATTTTACTCAGATTACTTTATAACTCATCATCGGAAATCCACGACCAGTCTCGCATTAAATTATGCAAGTGGGTTTTGGTTTCTAccaatgatttatgaaaaagTGATTTCCCAATTAGAGCATTTTTTCATCATACACTAGAATGTAAATTGTAGTGTTTCATAGCGGATGCAAAAGCAGCAATTTTATGACGTCTCAGCATCATCTTGTGTGCAATATTACGCGTTCGAAATGTGTAGATATTGACGttaaatgtgtatatttcatttataaaatgtttatttttttaatcaacatgtaatattggagtgaaaaaaaatatcaatcgCGGTATTAAAACAAGGTTAGACTCTAATTATTCAGAAAACACAACACAGACGcagaaaaaatagaaacagaaaaaaaaaaaatgcgtttACAATGCCGCAGCTTTGACGTCAAAAATtctgcattgtcagttgatagaatacttataaaagataaatttatttaacgcataaagacaaaaaacctccatttgaatgtattttatataaatatattttagggtgttttaatgctataaattaataaaatctgtaaggattacctaccttacttttcaacatcagtgaaCAATATATAGAATGAGGAAAATtgagcattgtgacgtcaaaagataagggcccttttctcatgacggcagtcattttataattaatcaAACTTTTATCTACGTAGCTATATGTGCGTGTGCATGTATAGGTTTACATGTGTAATAGTGTCGTACACATTATGTATAATTGCGATTGTATAAAAGTATGACACCAACTTTGAAGTCTTCATTCGAGAAAAATATTGACgccattgaaaaaagaaaaacagatcCCGAAAGTAGACTTTCCAGAGAACaacatataacaaaatcataattttttttagactaAGCCATTTTTAATGGTTCGTGGgtcgagtttttttttaaagataacatggggggggggggcaatcgTAACTTTACATTTGTGATTATGGATATCAAAAACTAACACTTCACCATTTCCTAACATTGCAAAGCTTAatgataattctattttttattttatttaatattcacttgaaaaaaaaaactgcaaatgatataaatatataaacagtaaggaaacattttttaatattatcaaGAAGTGGTGAAGTATACcatggaaatcaaattcatCATTATTCCATTCGGGATTTTATTGGATTGGATCACGCCTCGACCGTGTCTAATCATCTCATAAATACTCAAACagtgattccttatttctttaatgaaaaacaCACATATGAGAGAACATCGTATTCCAAATACGGCTTTACAAATAAGTGTAAAATCCCAAGCCAGTATAAATAACAGTTAAATGCTTCAACCTAAGCTAATTATACAAGGGGGTGAGAACACTTTAAGTTAACGCAAAACAGCTGGTCAGCCATATGCTTCAGTTCAACCTCTTGCCGTCCCTTCATGAAATATCTCTGTCTTCTGCCACTGTCTCCACGAGCGCAATGTCCGCATTGTAATAAACATCATTATCAGTTGTTTGTGTTTTACAGTTATCGTCTGCTTCGCGTGAATACGAGTGCTTTGTTCCTCTGGATTTACTCTGGTCATAATTacctttattgaaatattttaaacggTTTGATCTGCTTGCTGTACCTTCACTCTTGGCTGGTAAGAAGTTGAACTCTTGGATTGACATTTGCTGACGTCTGCCATTACTTTTTTAACTCGATCATGCGCACGGCGTTTTCCGGAAATGGTTACagtaaacaattctttttttagaCGTCACATGAATCGTGACAACTTGCAAGCTTATCATTACTGTAGAATAAAATTCCAAAAGTTGCAGCTAATATACTCTAACATctttacatatacattaaaactctttgcaaataaactacaaaatgcctgtACCAGAGTAGCTGCTTTCacatttggtatttcaacacgtgtGAGATGATGTCCGTATATAAGCtacaattgaattttaactgataagtaattattgtgaaattaaccAAATACCTACTTACATTTTCGAAACCCGAAATAGTAAAAATGAGAATAAAgaggtggacacgctttggcggattcAAGTCAGGGGAAGTTTACATCAAATTTTTGATTGCAATGAAATAACATTGAATGATTACATAAAGAATGAACTaatatatttactggtaatttaTTTAGAGTATACACAGAAGTTaggatttgacaaatgttgaataggATAAAATAAGCCAATTCGTTTCGTGACTGTGCGATTTTGGTGTTGATGGATAGAACGACCTCTTGTGAGAGATTCGgttagaactttccagaacgggatAACCAAGAAAACGGGTGACTAATTAACGTCATGTCGAAAAGTGTAGAACGAGTCCATCATGCATCAGGTACCTTGGGTCGGAAACCTCtggttaataataaaaaaaaatcgtatcatattaatgtgtaaagtgtttTTTCCTGCGCTTGCGTGGTATACCATCTAGTTGCTTCTTAATGTCTAcacatttcttcttttttaatttcgaaCTTAAGCATAACAATTTGAAAGCAGTTGCCATGGTTGATAGAAGTTCTTACAAGGCAAACAACCATACAGTAGTAACCATTTGTTAGATATgataaatgatacaaaaaaattgtttctgtCCAGTCTTTactcttttaatgaaaaaacaactggaatattaaattttccgttttttcgtttcttttctttttccgTCTTATTTTTCGTTCTACGTTTTAGCAATGCTCCTTGTGAAACATGATGTTCTACTAGAAGAAACAACACTGCGCTAGCTAGCTATACTCCAGACACCGTATCAAATGAATTTGCAACTTATATCGAGGGTGTATGCATCCGTCGAAATAATAACAGATATAATAATGTTAGCCTACGAAATAGCTTGCAGTGTATTAGTAACACAGGCCAACCtatcatacatatatatgtaattacttaaaaataaaaaaaaataatatatattctaaAAGGAAATTAAACAAGGGTCTTCTATCGCTTATTTTTCTAGAATTCAATATAATTTAGAAACATATAAGTAAGAAACAAGGATACACTGTGAACCAATCACTTTTTACACGATAAATACATATGCAATGAAGATCATTCTCATACTGCGAAAAAAATACAGACGTtaaatgatatatgattttaggatcaataaagaaaattgatattgcCTGACAAGTAAAAtaagaatttgaaaattattaaaagtaGTAGGCCAGCATAACCACCATTAGGTActcaatataaaatatatgcaaaGCATACgcttgaaaaattaaaactatgTGTATTCGACTTACAAATAATCATTCTCAATAGGGACTTTTAAACATGGATTGTTTTCTTCTATCGAGGCCAGATGTTTTAAACATGTCATACTTAATTTTCTTCTATgataaaacattctttaaaaaacccCTCTTTTTAAACTATGTTTTAAACGCTTTATGATATacgatatatattttacatatcaagataaaattcataatttttttaaaatcaaaagtccatttactccatttttttttctttttgacaaAAAAGTCGACATGACATAAACGTGTAGAAAGCACAGAAGAAATGTCATTACAAAACAAAGCAATCTGGAAAAGGCTATTTGGTACTAgatgaaaaagttaaaaaaaaaacttgtaaaacaaaACTGTAAAACTCTCAGATCCAGAGTTATATATACACAAGTCTAAACATTTGCGTAAATGCTTTCGTCATTTTCAGGCTGAGAATTCATGTAGACATCTTCCATCCCAGTGTCACTTTTGATAAACTGAGCCACTGCTTGGCAACAAAAAGTGTAttcattctaaaataaaaatgactttttgttcaaaactaatttttgatatcaaacaaataacaaataaacaaatattgacaGTAAACCATGTATTTAAACATGAATAGCAAAGTGTTTCGTTACATGTGTTACCATGCTGGTGATCATTTCCGGACGACGACTCTGTAGCTGTCTGACAATGGTGAACATGTCCACTTCCTGATCCTGTTGTAGCTGTTGTATGGCGTTATACACAGCAAACAACACTCCACATCCAGTAGCGCCATCTCTAGAAACAtatcgaattttttttctgatgcaACAGATAGTATGAGTTTATAACTTTAAATGTCAATACTAATAAGTATTCAAGTATTCATGgccatgttttaaattttagtgTGTGATTCTCAAAAGGAAGATCAAAGAAATGGTTAGAACATCAACAAATGCCTAAAAATATAGCATTCATATTACGTTTGCATACGTAAAAGAAAAGTGTATGTAAATATTAAGACTCAGATAGGTTATTTCTTATGTTAgtctataaataaaatgagatGTTAACCTGGAAAGAACAACCATTTTGTTTTCGGGATCGATTTTTGGCCCCTGCATTATAAACTTTACAAGTTCTAAAATGGGGTTGGTTTCAGCTGGAAGGTCTTCTTTGAAATGCCACGATGTGATTTCATAGATAGTAACCTCCTGCCAATCATTAGactgaaaaatatgtttattaccttttataaaaggaaaactgaatgtgaaatgaaaattagacgaaaaaaaattaacacactCGTACATGTATTAGGAACGATAACATAACTCTATTCAAACAACGactctaataaaaaaaacctatataataacgatattatttaaatttggtCCCCATAATTCGAAATTTTTAAAAGCGTTTCAGGTACATTTAATCGTTAGTTTtcagaagagttgatataaaacatatttttcgaatatttatttgattttgttataGCACTCACTGGCAGTTTATGAGGTGAGAAGTGATGCtagttttttttaccttaaccaAAATCTgtgaaaattgaacatttttcaattttttaattttcgaatgggaaatatagagcgacgcGGTGAACGAAAaagaactttttgtcacttaaaaGTACTGGATAGATATATCTTTGATGAAAgtagtttggttgttcaagcaATTGCTCAatgttttcaatgttttctgcttcaaaacaagccgttttatttGAATAATGCGAACATAGCGGGAAGAATTGATCTTAAGggtttcatatttttaatttgtggacacttaaaaaaaaatgctatgaaaaaacttcaaatgtttatctgtacaaacaaaacaaagaataacaGTAAAATGACGATATTCATTTAAAGGGGCAATGTTAGGCTCAACAATATGTAGTCCCTTAAAATCATACGATCTTCATGATGAAACTTTGTCATGTATCGAAagacataatttatctacaaatataaaatttaactaAAAGCTTAAAGAAATgagtttttttatacaaaatacgcACCGATGCAGTCTTTATTCTAACGCTCGACTTTCTGACATTATCCGATATTTTAGAACTGGACATAATTTCCACTTCGAAATTAAACAACTCACGGCGACGGTCAGACAAAGAAAACCATTCAACAGTCTACAAATCAAACAATGTTTCATTATTAGTGGTTCGATAATAAAACAAGAGGGTCAATTCATACaatatttttctcattaaatattgattaaaattgttttcattaatatttattttccctCAAAATTACCtacgaaaataaaatttttacccTAAAATTATTAGCGCTGTTTActgtttacattgtatttatgtttCGGTTTCCaaaaagaaacataaaaatatttactataAACTGACCGATGGTATTTCAGACAAAGGGTTGATGGACACCATGAAACTGCATTCCTGGTCAATCAGAAGGCGGATCAAATCTATAGCCGCCCCCTGTACCGGATACTGACCGGCAATCATACAGTCCTTCATGGTAAACGTCTGCaacattcaaatattaaattatgtACAACTTGTTAGACATTTATAGACCTACTACTTTAATACTTGTCTACTAGGCCGCGTGTTTAAAGACTAGTTGAAATCGTATCGAATACGCTTAAAGCGCGAACAAGCTTATAATGAAATGACGCTTATAGTGAAGTGATTTATGTTCTTTGTGGGTTTTAAACATATGATGAATCAGTATGTTTATAACGAAGCAAACGTTTCTGTCCCTGGAACGTccttataagcgtgttttactgctATGACAAAACATGTAGACAACACAGATTTCCCCATCTGATTGCTATGTCTTTTTGTCATATATTGTCTAACCAATGTTTATAGTTAACTATAAGTACTCACCGAAATTGGTACAGCGTTGACATACGTGCTGCGTCCAGGGACATGGGACGACAGTATTATTCTCATCTTGTCAGCTTAAAATTGCAAACAGAAAGAGTTCCTTAGAACAACAGTTAAGTTGTCTATTcgtaattgttttaaagatactaaaatttaattacctatatatatatatatatatatatatatatatatatatatatatatatatatatatatatatcatattaggCAAGAAAAAAACCCCTGTACTGTTCATCATTGAATTAcagaaattaaatatttctataGATAGTaacatcaaaactaaaatatttcatattgttGTGACCATACAACTTTATTGTTTAGCTTATTATTTATTCTGATTGGTGCATTAGTTAATATTATGGAGAGCTGTATTCGTATCCTACATTACATAAACTATAAATAAGGTAGCCTATGCTTACTCAAACATAAAGTTAATGTTTTTATGTCAGCACCGGTCTtccaatttttatgaatttatctCTTTGTTAAGAGACACTTACCTGGTAAAACATTTTTGGACATGTTTAAGCTTTGGTTTTGTTTTCCGAATTGCATATCTTTTTCCTCAAACACAGTTTTAATCGAAGCAAGTTCCTAAAATGTTAAAGAtctaaatttcttttaatacaCTTTATATGTTTGTTAACATCACCATAACCGCTTTATTACACACTGCAGTAATCAaagtgtttaaataaaattaagacgTGAacgtattcattttaaacaagaaagatgtatttttaaatcacaTTTATGAAATTAGTATTGtcataaatgtgtaaaaaatgttaaaattaaaaaaaatacaactctTGAAAAATCTCTTACATTGAATTCTTTCATAAACTTTGACAAGTTTACAGCTTTGTTGGACGATATCTCTGACTCCACCTCCTGAATAAAGTCAGTTTTGCTGCGCACACGCCCTTTTGCCCGGACATTTTCGTGAAGTACATAATAAAGAAACCGGAACTGGTTCTGTAAAACATAGGACAGTAAATAAGCGTTGGTTCATtgcttttttcttctttttattaaaatgtcttctaaaacgtaaaaaaaatacttcagtACTTCCTTATCCACTGGTCAAcgataaatacaaaattttatgcataaaaaatagatctcattacaaaaaaaaaacaacaacaaaaaatcccAGCCCATTAGCTATCAAGTGGATTGACTGAATGTTAAATAGTACTCACAGCGTTTTGTATCATGTTCATGCGATCTTCTCTCATCGTATGTACAAACTCCACAATGTTAATTCTGCCATCTCTTTCCCCTTGCGCTTGTAGTGCATCAAGGGCAATAAATGTCCCAGTGCGGCCGATTCCAGCACTAAAACCAAACATGATCTACTATTCGCCATGGGTTTTAATCAGAATAAATACAAGCATTTGAgcgaatttctttaaaaaaatcaaataaactttAATAACCAAGATATTAACAAAATCATGTCTTTAagaattaacattatataaatagtgcctgtttgggagggtaacagttgaaattgacaacccgaaaaaaccattgtcaaccgacgcgaagtggaggttgacaatggttttcgaggggtgtcaatttcaactgttatcctcccaaacaggcactatttattttgttatactgaatgtcttcattttaaagagaacatcactgcttttagataggaataacgtgaattcttaagcgaaccgtacgcgcatgattttcgcgcatgtaacaattcgtaacgttacccgttgctaagtgcgttgataacgctgagggtaatagaacagattatgaactgcgtctaaaccaatcagatttcagtatttaacatgaaagtataacaatatcgATTGATATAATACAAAGTCATGTCGATGTAATATTTTAGATatacttttatcttttttaatgaatatgcaATGCAGTTTTATTATGCATCATTTGTGTTTATGTAACagaaacaaaataacaataaacttTGCATGTACCTGCAATGAACGACAAGTTTACTTTCGGGACGCTTTTCTACTGCCAATGAAACGTAACGATGATACGCAAGGAGTTCCAATGGACTCGGGGTTCCGTGATCAGGCCACCCTGTGTACTGGAGATGTGTGATCAGGCGGCTTTTCTTTATCTTACATAAAACAGAAGAAATTAATATAACATTGTGGAATATTAGTCAAAGTTATTTCAGATCATTGTTATTTAGTCAGAAATCtctatgtttatttaaaattcttgtATATAATCAGGGGAATCCGTTAAAATAGTTGTCTTATACAAGTATGCAAAATTTATTATGTCGGACTATTGATAAATAGTCCGACAATAATTATTTACCAtaaacatttaaagaaaaaataagtaatttttatttgaaaatacgTATCTTTAACACCCTTCATTATAAGTTTTTAAGAAACAACTGTTTCCGCAAATGCAAGATAGTTTACCTGGTTATTTGCAACCTTTAGTTGATGAATCGCAAAATAAGCATACGTCTTCGTAGATACCAGATGAATGCTGAACTTTCCTTTTGTTATTTTACTTCCGTCAATCTCAGGCCAGTATCTCTCACATTTTACCTATCACAACAGTTGAACAGAAATATTGTTGTACTTAATTAACTTGTATACGAATATACCACTTATTACACATCACTGCAGGgttgttataaaattttaatggaACCATTTTGGAAAAAAGCATTATCACAAATAATTTggtatttgagaaaaaaatgaaacaaaattaaaattacatttgtCCTTGATATTCagtcacattttttttccatgcaTTTCAAATGCCATGGAACTAATTCAATCTATCTTTACCGATTATCACTtcatgaaatgtttatttattgacCAGTTctgaaaatttatgaaaatgtaaaataatagaaACTAAGCGATATAAAAGGAAAACTTAATCAAAAATATACCGTTGCTCCTTCCATTAAGTTGGTTACCATGGCAATAACCGAAACATTTTCTTGCCACACCATTTGCCAAAAATCAACCACAGTATTGGCTCTTGGtcctaaaaatgacaaaaattataAGTGTGCACgcaatttttcaatatcaaattatattgttgttttttccGGACTAACTTCATTCAAGTCAacctattttattaaaaaaagagcatgttttttttttaccttgagaCGCTATGTATGCTGTTTCCCCATATgcattctggaaaaaaaataaggtgAACCTTTTATTTCAAGTCTCACAACTTAATGCAATGGATAAATAacctttcttttaatttaatgtttagaatttaAAGATTACGTTTCTTAATTACAAACTTTGATGAAATTAGCGTTGATATAATCTCCATTTTCCGTAGATTCAAGAATCACCCTAGAATGGTCAtctgaaagaaatacaatttttaaatatgcagATTGCATTTACAATAATGAATAAGATTTTCTTGGCAAAAGTATACTTTTTTTGTTATCCATGgcatttttacatagaattatgatatatttttgatataattcggtttttttttagtttaggATTAAAAGCCCTATTGTTCTTtttatgtttcattatttttcttgaaaaaggTTCCTCAGTGATTTTTCTATTGTACAATATTACGGATATATTAGGGTCGAAGTTTAAAACAGCAATATAGCTgaaattagtttaaaatttttcaacattttttaaagactcGTGTTGGGTCATAGTTCATAATTGATATTTAACCTTAAAAATATATGGCCCCCAGGTCTACCTTTTTACTACCTTCATAATTTGTTAGAGTACTTATtcttaatatgaaaaaaagagTTATTGCTCTTTGCTCAAACAATGACAAGCATACAAACTCTAGCCATACAAAATTGTGTTCCTTCGAAAATAAGTACATTTTGCTGaggttttcaaaaaatgttcatgACGAAATTAAACGATgtattcagataaaaaaaatactacagtTATTTTTCTTCGGGCATTTAAGTTTCTTATCAGTTCTTATATGCCATTTATCTATACAAGTACAAAAGCGCttattaattagaaaaaaatgtacaaattctCCATAACTTTTTGAATTACATACGCTAAGGAGTAAAGGGATTTTGAAAAGCCTTATtgtattttaagaaaacaatGTTCTCGACAAATGTCATTTCTTAATAATATAATGTTTCATATGTACCACTGCTAAGCTAATATTACATCTATAACTAAATGAAAGTTAACATATATGAAAAGAGTGtcatttaatttataagtaaaataaatatctaCTTATGTtaatcttaagaaaaaaaaccaaagataAAACATTACAAAGATACCCccaccagaaaaaaaaaaaaaaaaaaaaaaaccacaacaaagaaacaaaaaaaaaaaaacagaaaccAAAAAACATACATGGAAAGGTCGTCTTGAATCTATTTTTCACCATGTTTTCTGGCAGCTTGCCAACTGTGCAGGGAATTTCAGGACTTTCGCCAAATGGAATAGCCTGTGAAGTGacaatgttatataaaaattgttttgctgTTAAGGTACACATTAATTagcaaataatgtaaaaatacaacTCTAGCATgctattttctacattttttttaaatttcagtatAAAAATCTCTAAATATTATCAAGTGTTATGAAACtacccctttatttattttgtcttttgGGAATTATGTTTTTGAAGCAATAATCAATTGGACTGTATCATATAAATTCTGCGAACTCAagacatttttacaaaaaagattGTATCTAAACCTACACGAAACTCTTTTTCAAATCCATCTTCAATGTCATGCTCCAGAGAATGAATAACACTTCGAAGCTCTCGGATTTTGATATGCTTAGTGTGGATCTGATGATTTGTGTAATATACCTCGTCCCCACAAGGCATTTCTACTTCTTCCTCTAAATTGAcagatataattttgaaataaatatacaataaaaaaaattgaagtttaaGTTGCTTAATTTAGCGTTTAGACCTTGTTCTGGAATCGCCTGCAATTGCAGACTGTGCTCCTTCAGCTTATTTTTCTTAGAAGGTtgtctttttctaaaaaaaaaaataagaaaagaaaatacatttaatcatatttgctttacaaatttataattgtattttgtgTTAGGTTAACATTTCGCAACTTTATACTAGTAAGTCGACGTATagaagaataaataaacaaaaaaacccagaacGATTGCACATGCACGGTGTCTATTTTTGAGTTTGATTAAAAATACACCCTTCAGTAGAAGAAATTTAATACATCTATTGTGCTAAATCAAATGTTTGAATTGTAGaactttttttcttctgaaGTTATTACATGCATAAAAATGTATGAGCATATATAAATCCGTTCGTAATATTACCTCACAAAATGATGAGCAATACCGATCATATTTACGTTTGTATTTTGGATAAATGTTTTTCTAACATGAAATAAATGGATGTTGTGTGAAAAAAAGTTCACGTGTAAAATGCAGGCTTGGGATTATAATGTGCCACTACGATTACATAGAACCATATTTCAAGAGTATATCAAGCAatggatttaaaaataataaactacaatttattttaaaaaacaagttCTATCAGTCATTTGCCTCATGAAGATTATATTTAAGTAATGTGCTAAAAAAGTTTggacaaaaactattttaacaTGCCAATTTTTAAGAAAGCAATTATGATCTTTTTATCGCTGTTTTTGCCAAAATCGGAAATTAAGCAAATAAATACTATGTACACTCAGATAACGATAAGTCTAaaacattctgaaaaaaaaattaaaaaaaattgtcaaactttttttgtaaaaatttgtgtatatttgtttaaatcttaaaaagtgaacctcgttatacatgtagcatgaaTCTTATAAGAGGTTCTCAAactgttttcttaaaaaatatgcaaaatcatCCCTTCTTTAAACtaatattatactttttttaattgttcagtGTTATAACTCGTTTAGGCATATCATAAAATCAAACTCGAGTAACATACTGCTATTTTTCACTACATGTGTATGTCCACAGTGTTCTGTGATGTAAAAGAGTGAATGTTTTAAAAGGTTTCGAAGCTTTATTATGCTATATATAATTCTACGCGTTGTTATCAAAGGTCATTTTATGTGCATGGACTAAACGCAGGCGgttttaatatttcaacatACGTCATTGAATATAATCATATAGCCTCAAATTATCTCGAACAAGTTGGAAAGCAAGCACCTTTCAGTCCTGACACAGACAAGATTTGAATAACTAAGTTACAGGTATTAAAACTGATATTAAAACTAAGAAGAAGAACAACTACCTTAAGATGACAACAACTACGATGACTGTTATCAGCACAACAATGACGACCACAGGAGCGGCGATGACTGCGGCACTCGGTGATTCAGGTTCTTTAAGTAAACTTTGTATTCGTTctgtattgaaaatttatttcaaaaatacattgACAATGTTAAACATGTCCTGCTTTACTTGCCTTTTtacgatgttttttttttcatgttgatAAATTTGACTCGGAAAAAAAcctaataaatatcaaaaaacatatagcaatttttttcaatagaaCATCTATTTTTTGACTTCATATATCGATAAATTGTGATATTATGGGGggatacaaattttcataagtAATTATACTTACAGCTTCATGTTTGTTTTGAATACCAAACCTTACCATGACATGCATCTCCTGTGTATCCTTCCATGCAGCCACCAAAACAACTTCCGTTAGTAATGGAACAATTTTCAACCTCCAGACAACGCCCACATGTTTCCATACAGTTTGAACCGTACCACCCAACATCACAAGCTATGATGAAAAACAACTCTCTTTTTACATTCATTGTTATGATCTTATAACTGTGTTCTTCGGTAATTTTGATATCTAAACCAAGATGCgcatttgatgtattttttcttacttttattACAATATTGATTTTCCCATCCAGG encodes:
- the LOC105328158 gene encoding receptor-type tyrosine-protein phosphatase epsilon isoform X1, which encodes MATKDAQSAVLLLLLSSVSVLSYLQFVNPGVTQANSSLIHGFGGTYPYWPNRTVDGNFSQTYTACLHTAVSDVTEAWLRIDLQYVRSIKSVKFWYRGDRGSVAESTIRLRGYSICVSNTTNVSLSSTDACFTDDMSHTLPTVIQEDCKRTTRYIWFYQPKVRSGDDSVPILEICEVQIFGCETGTYDINCTKTCSHCKNSETCDIYTGECDDNGCALPGFKSPLCSECGPGYHGSDCSLKCSLYCEEKVCDRYSGECLYGCTPGYQMPDCVKPCMHGYYGENCTKTCGNCLNKETCNNVNGTCTDGCSEGYKGDLCTTECSSYEYGQNCLNRCSSHCYNNETCDTFFGNCSRCADGYQDAKCDKKCNDGAYGENCTYQCGECLNAVICNHVNGTCPKGCKPGWQNTDKCDKPCRNGTFGSGCKFICSGNCENNDTCDRTNGACLNCAPGWENQYCNKTCDVGWYGSNCMETCGRCLEVENCSITNGSCFGGCMEGYTGDACHERIQSLLKEPESPSAAVIAAPVVVIVVLITVIVVVVILRKRQPSKKNKLKEHSLQLQAIPEQEEEVEMPCGDEVYYTNHQIHTKHIKIRELRSVIHSLEHDIEDGFEKEFRAIPFGESPEIPCTVGKLPENMVKNRFKTTFPYDHSRVILESTENGDYINANFIKNAYGETAYIASQGPRANTVVDFWQMVWQENVSVIAMVTNLMEGATVKCERYWPEIDGSKITKGKFSIHLVSTKTYAYFAIHQLKVANNQIKKSRLITHLQYTGWPDHGTPSPLELLAYHRYVSLAVEKRPESKLVVHCSAGIGRTGTFIALDALQAQGERDGRINIVEFVHTMREDRMNMIQNANQFRFLYYVLHENVRAKGRVRSKTDFIQEVESEISSNKAVNLSKFMKEFNELASIKTVFEEKDMQFGKQNQSLNMSKNVLPADKMRIILSSHVPGRSTYVNAVPISTFTMKDCMIAGQYPVQGAAIDLIRLLIDQECSFMVSINPLSEIPSTVEWFSLSDRRRELFNFEVEIMSSSKISDNVRKSSVRIKTASSNDWQEVTIYEITSWHFKEDLPAETNPILELVKFIMQGPKIDPENKMVVLSRDGATGCGVLFAVYNAIQQLQQDQEVDMFTIVRQLQSRRPEMITSMVTHNEYTFCCQAVAQFIKSDTGMEDVYMNSQPENDESIYANV
- the LOC105328158 gene encoding receptor-type tyrosine-protein phosphatase epsilon isoform X2; its protein translation is MATKDAQSAVLLLLLSSVSVLSYLQFVNPGVTQANSSLIHGFGGTYPYWPNRTVDGNFSQTYTACLHTAVSDVTEAWLRIDLQYVRSIKSVKFWYRGDRGSVAESTIRLRGYSICVSNTTNVSLSSTDACFTDDMSHTLPTVIQEDCKRTTRYIWFYQPKVRSGDDSVPILEICEVQIFGCETGTYDINCTKTCSHCKNSETCDIYTGECDDNGCALPGFKSPLCSECGPGYHGSDCSLKCSLYCEEKVCDRYSGECLYGCTPGYQMPDCVKPCMHGYYGENCTKTCGNCLNKETCNNVNGTCTDGCSEGYKGDLCTTECSSYEYGQNCLNRCSSHCYNNETCDTFFGNCSRCADGYQDAKCDKKCNDGAYGENCTYQCGECLNAVICNHVNGTCPKGCKPGWQNTDKCDKPCRNGTFGSGCKFICSGNCENNDTCDRTNGACLNCAPGWENQYCNKTCDVGWYGSNCMETCGRCLEVENCSITNGSCFGGCMEGYTGDACHERIQSLLKEPESPSAAVIAAPVVVIVVLITVIVVVVILRKRQPSKKNKLKEHSLQLQAIPEQEEEVEMPCGDEVYYTNHQIHTKHIKIRELRSVIHSLEHDIEDGFEKEFRAIPFGESPEIPCTVGKLPENMVKNRFKTTFPYDHSRVILESTENGDYINANFIKNAYGETAYIASQGPRANTVVDFWQMVWQENVSVIAMVTNLMEGATVKCERYWPEIDGSKITKGKFSIHLVSTKTYAYFAIHQLKVANNQIKKSRLITHLQYTGWPDHGTPSPLELLAYHRYVSLAVEKRPESKLVVHCSAGIGRTGTFIALDALQAQGERDGRINIVEFVHTMREDRMNMIQNANQFRFLYYVLHENVRAKGRVRSKTDFIQEVESEISSNKAVNLSKFMKEFNELASIKTVFEEKDMQFGKQNQSLNMSKNVLPADKMRIILSSHVPGRSTYVNAVPISTFTMKDCMIAGQYPVQGAAIDLIRLLIDQECSFMVSINPLSEIPSTVEWFSLSDRRRELFNFEVEIMSSSKISDNVRKSSVRIKTASSNDWQEVTIYEITSWHFKEDLPAETNPILELVKFIMQGPKIDPENKMVVLSRDGATGCGVLFAVYNAIQQLQQDQEVDMFTIVRQLQSRRPEMITSMNEYTFCCQAVAQFIKSDTGMEDVYMNSQPENDESIYANV